A window of Cydia pomonella isolate Wapato2018A chromosome 22, ilCydPomo1, whole genome shotgun sequence contains these coding sequences:
- the LOC133530295 gene encoding uncharacterized protein LOC133530295, which produces MDVMNSCCCCLRCAPDRDLTTPYTHLGKTETFSDLLKECFNIHLVLDGSGPCGICSACVGRLRDASDFKLQVQRSQAELQALLVKTEIVVKSEQADDGVEEETVFKLFYEEPIENSEVGQEDTKQFIDPLVKSEMDDVMSDGDYSAAG; this is translated from the exons ATGGATGTAATGAATTCCTGTTGCTGCTGCCTGCGGTGTGCTCCGGACAGGGACCTGACGACCCCGTACACACACCTCGGCAAAACAGAAACATTTTCCGATTTGCTCAAAGAATGCTTCAATATACAT TTGGTACTGGATGGCTCGGGCCCGTGCGGTATCTGCTCGGCGTGCGTGGGCCGCCTGCGAGACGCGAGCGACTTCAAGCTGCAAGTGCAGCGCAGCCAGGCGGAGCTGCAAGCACTGCTTGTTAAAA cAGAGATTGTGGTCAAGTCTGAGCAGGCTGATGATGGTGTGGAAGAAGAAACTGTATTCAAGTTGTTTT ATGAGGAGCCAATAGAAAATTCAGAGGTTGGCCAAGAGGATACCAAGCAATTCATCG ATCCCCTCGTCAAGTCTGAGATGGATGATGTGATGAGTGACGGCGACTATTCAGCGGCGGGTTAG